The nucleotide sequence ACCGGCTGTATCCGTCGCAGACACTAGTCAGAAATAAATCAATCCGTTGGCCGCCCGCGGATTCCGGGACGACCAATTCACGGATTCCCGGCCCGGCCGACGACTCGGGCGGGGAGGCTTCAGCGTCGGACGTCAAGGCGTTTCCGATTCCTGGGCATCGGCTTCGGCATCAACGTCGGCTTCGGGTGCATCCGGCTCGGTGGCATCCGAATCCGCGGCTTCCGGCTCGGTGGCTTCTGCTTCGGCAGCGTCGCCCGCTGTGTCTTCCGCGGAAGTGTCCGTCTGTTCGGCCGGTTCAGCGTCGGTCATTTCTTCGGTGGCTTCGTCGGCCGGATCCGTGGTCGGTTCTTCGGTTTCCAATCCCAAGCCAAGATCGGGCAGTTCCATGTCGGGCGACTCGGGCAATTCCGAGGCGTCCGGCAACGCGGGCGGCAGCGAAGGCTCGGCCGGGGCGAAGTCTTGTTCGCCGAACCAGGTCAAGAAGTCTTGGGTCGCCGGGCTCTCCAGTGCTTCGATCCGGTCGGCGGCCAATTCGGTCATGGCTTCCGATTCATCGGCTTCCATCACGGACTTGTATTCCGCGATGGCTTCGTCGACGTTCCCTTGTGCTTCGGCGATCCGGGCCAGCCCATAATGGGCTCGTGAACGCAACGTCCGCGAAGTGATCGTGTTTTCCGCGGGGGCTTTCAAAGCTTGTCCGTAGGATTCGGCGGCGTCGCCCAGCAGGTTCAGGGCTTCTTCGCGGTCTTCGAACAACTGGGCCATGCCGTCCGCCATCAGTTGGTCGGCGGTGTACAGTCGCGCCCAGTGTGCCGCGGCGGTGTCGGGGTATTTTTCGGCGACGCGGGCGAAGACTTCGGGGTCCCCGGATCCGCCGGCTTGCAGCAATTGCAGCGTCGCATCGCTGCGAGTTTCGGTCCGCGTGGTGGAGTAGAAGCTCAGACCGAAAACCAGGGCGATGACAGCGATCACGCCGGCCAACAGCCACTTCGAATAGGGCTCGATCTGTTTGCTGAAGCGAGCGAGTGAGTTGGCGAGTTCGTTTTCCTGCAGCTCGTGCCGGCGTTCGCTATTCATTGGG is from Crateriforma conspicua and encodes:
- a CDS encoding tetratricopeptide repeat protein; translated protein: MNSERRHELQENELANSLARFSKQIEPYSKWLLAGVIAVIALVFGLSFYSTTRTETRSDATLQLLQAGGSGDPEVFARVAEKYPDTAAAHWARLYTADQLMADGMAQLFEDREEALNLLGDAAESYGQALKAPAENTITSRTLRSRAHYGLARIAEAQGNVDEAIAEYKSVMEADESEAMTELAADRIEALESPATQDFLTWFGEQDFAPAEPSLPPALPDASELPESPDMELPDLGLGLETEEPTTDPADEATEEMTDAEPAEQTDTSAEDTAGDAAEAEATEPEAADSDATEPDAPEADVDAEADAQESETP